The DNA window aaacaaatatttatattACAATTCATTTCAGGAACCCCACTGCGTGTCTGGATTTTAAAACACAATTCAAATGAATAGTTGCATTAacaataaaaactgaatttctaCCAAATCATAGCTTTCTTGttaaaaataaactgattttGGGATAGGTATCTGCAAAGCATTTAGAAAGTAagtgaggaaaattatttttcctgcCAAGAGATATTGAAACAAAAGAAACTTTTAGACACTCAACACAAGGCTCCGCCAACAAATATGTGAAGAAGAGTTGGGAGTATGTTTCTTACTGACAAGgacatattttactttttcttccttGTAAATTAAACATTTAATGTAGTTTCTTTCGACAAAAAATCCTGCATCAGTATTATGCTAGTTTCAAATCTAAGTGGGGCAAAACGCAACTACGTTCCACCCACATAATAAGTATTATAGTAATGAATAAATTCAAATGCAACTTCAACCATGATTAAAACTATTATCATCCACTCTAATCTGACATGATGTCTGTCACTTAAATGTGTGGACAGTAATTCGACTAACTCAAGACAATGATTCAGCTTTTCGTTCATTAtctgaaacaaatgaaaataattagatAGTAATTGTATGCAATTAGTGTGTCCAAGATAGAGAAGCTGGTTGTgagagcagcgcatcaacggcaaagcattgagtttgaGGATGGACGATGCATcaaagagtgtgacgagtataagtatctcagTGTCTGGCTGATCAGGATGGAaggttttggattgggtaccacctgggaagaggtgacagggacgtcccgtaaagggttggcggtaGGGCTttgacaaagagatgttgcggtgtcagttgcctgataacctctgggaggacgggcatatgtggcgtttaggtgtcgcagaacgccagagtgcgttataggaacaaatatatattttaaatgCAAGCACTTTAGCTTAAAAACTTTAGATTTAAAGCTTCATTTGACAGAAAAGATAGATTTTGAAGGATTGATTGAATTCCATTCCCAGCTCAATCTCACTAAGCATATTAATTACTGTATCAGGTCCGAAAATGGGACATGGTCAAATCTATGACTATGGTTCACATACAAATTTTAACCGATCAGATGAAAGGAAAAGAATTTGATCCAATCCGAAATTGAAATGCTTTTTGGATCCATAACTTTAAACTTTTCACACTTCCTCATAAAACTGGTTCAACTGTTATTTAAAGCTACTTATAAAAATATATAGGTATCCTAAAAAATGATCGATCCATCATTGAGAAGGGGGCATtagaaaaaagcaaaagaaattcAAGTTACCTTGGTTCTGCGAGGTATACTAAAGTAGTTGCATGTCAAAAGGTACAACTTTTCTAATTGCTCTCGGTCCCAATAGAAATCTGGTACATCTAGAAGATCAGAGCTTAGATTAATTGAATGTCGCAGGGCAAATATTTCTCCTGTTTTGCGAAGTACCTCCTTGGGCCCAATCTTTATTCTACGACCCATTTTCATGTCCTGTAAAGAAATACAAAAAAGTATTACCTACCAGAAACCTAATGTTTTTTGCGATTACTCTTACTTAAAACTTAAGAAACAAGCGATGCGCATAGTGGGCCCTCGGCAAGTGCTAATGCGacacaaaaaatttacaactttAAAAGTTCATGGTTCAAAAACAGCAGGCATCAGCGTCTTAAAAACGTATGCATTGTCATTTTTACCTACACTATGTTCATACTGAACTAGATCTAAGGAGAGAAATCAAAAGCTTCCATTTGTTACATGTCAGCAGTTGCAGAAAAGTCAGAGATTTTTGTTATTGAACCTAGAAACTTTTTTCCCAACCCGAATTTTATATTTGTCTGTACTAGTGCTCAATCGCTTCACTGGCTAAAGTTTTCACTCTTCAATAGTCTTTCTAAATCTGAAGATCGTGATATGGTGAGATCGCTTTTTATTCACCCCCAAGCTCTCAATTTTCTACCCATTTACATGCTCGCCCAACCACATAATCATATGAAAAGGCTTGAGAAATGTGAGAAGGGGAACACATTTTTAAGGGTTAAAagttttactcatttttgcctCAGTCTGTACATATAGGAATTTTCAATACTAACGCATTGCTATAGACAAACTAAACaacgcaaaattttgaattattctgAATTGATAagcaaaataaaagagaaaaagggcAAACAAAAAGTAATTACTTGggaaatttgtgggaaaaatgtggaaagccaGTACTCGGGCACACGAAAATATGGAAGCCTCAAGGCATCTGCACCCTTGGGTGGCATTTACACCATTTTCAGTGTGGACACAACAGTAACTGTAAGAGAAGCACTTCTTTGACACATGCTAAGTGAaagattgaattaaaaatatgaTAGAATCAGGTGGCAAAAGAGTTTTACTTAGCATACCTCAGTGATATATTCAATTGATTCAACATatttttctaaagttgcctCCCAAATGCCAAGTTTGACTGATGAAGCCATCGCATTGGAAAAAGTGTACAAATCAAGGTCAAAATTGCTGGAACTGTCCTTGCATAGGTAGATGTTGCCATTCATTAGAGTGCTCTTCTTCctttaaaaaacattgaaagaaaagtataaaattgattaaaagtaaaatgaaatgtgagagataaaaaatttcattcacttTAAAAGGGAAGGAAATTTGAAGAAGTCTCTCAGTGAGATGATGATGGATAAAGGCAAAGAGGTCGAAAGGAATTGACAAAGGTTTAGATGGACTAAATGTACGAGTCTTTATCAATGGATGCTACTGTAATTATATCCGATGAAAATATTGCACATTTTTCATATTACATTCACCACCAGTGGTATACCTATTCACAACGGATTTGAACCTTTATTCATCATAAATGTCCTCATGATATTGAATCCAATTTACATCAAATCATACAGCACTGGAATTCTTCGATGACCCTTGCAGATGATAGTTTGTCCGGGGGGAACAGTACCTACCAACTTGATATAAAGTTACTTGGcacagaaaaataataaaaatttaccTGTCAGCTTCAAAAAATAAGCTCCTCCATTCTTAAAGCCTCATTTCCTCCcgattttcctctgattacCTCCCTCCAATATAACCTCCTTCAGTGTTTCCTCCATGAATTATGGCGCACACATTGGGTGGTTTTTTAACATCTTTAATTATTTCctagaaattctaaaaattgggttttttcTTGAGCACCTCATATACTTACacattgatggtgaaactgcaaggGTGCAagatatctccgtttgcgacgttacagacttccagtcatgtttttttttttttttaaaagatatccTCAACGtcactctttgaaaatttccttgatttttcttttctctatgTTAAGAATGATCTATGAAAACAATAGCATTGCTTTGatctcctttgatgaaataaaaagtgggagtagacattttgaaacaacgcaaaCAAGACCATGTTCCTGCAGTTACACTATCAGTAGGTACGTATATAGTATAGTGATATTGATACCTTTGAGTAAGTAATATGATCATCTTGGAATAGTGTTGTGAAATGAAATATGAACAATGActgtaagtaaaaaaataggaaGGTAAATTTTTCATCTGCCATACTTATGTCGCAAAAATTGCCAGACTAAaaagactgcattttgcaataagaaactaatatctctggctcattttagaaacagcgtgTATGCTATTCGTTTTCTTAAATGGATAGGTGGGTGCTTTTACACATGAGCCAAAAAGTAGTActtcataattgcaaaatgtagttcacaTGCGTTTGCAACTTTAATTGGCACAGAGATGAATTgaactacatttcgcaataaggaactactgttTCTGCCTAATCTGTAAAAAGCACCTATGTCCACAGGGAAACTGatagaaaatacatttttcctaaaattggCTAGAGATAGTAGTTCCTTCTCGCAAAATTTAGTCTAGTTGAACTCCTCTCAACTTATTTTTTAGAGTATTAGGTAAACAAGTTTTTTCcccattaaaaattgaaattctaatttttcaatttgtatgGTAGTGTATTTACTATTGGAGGACCTGCCTTTGATCACTAAAGGTTCCTTCCCTTGTGGACTGTCAGACACATACAAAACTCTTCAAAAACACATTTACCATAAGGTCTAATGAattaatttttgggaaaaagaaACTTTAGGGCATGAAATAGCAAACATATTAAAAGAATGGACATAAAAATTGTTGCTACTTACAGAGAATCAGTATATTTGTAATGCATGAGCTCCCTCTCCGATTCGATGAGCTTTTCGTCATAACTTTGTAGCTCATAATGTTTCAAGAACATAAGAAAATTTGTATACTCTAGCTCACTCACATTCCATAAGACAACAGAGCCTTCCCGAAATATGAAAATTTGTCTGGGCTCCTCTTCAACTTGATAGTGAGCTACAGCATGGATGAAACTGTCAGTACCTGAGGAAAAAAAGAACCAAACTTATGATGAATTTTATCAATTGAGCTTATGTGCTACGAAAaatggtttgattttttttcttccttttcttttctttcttacaAAATATCAAGTCAAATTTGGTAGCTAGAGCTGTGGAAAGGTCTTCTATCATCTAGTGATTCTATGAATGAAATGAATAATGTATAAATAATTGAAgaacataaaaatatttttactcaaTCTTAACCTGAAGATCTCAAATTTTGACAGCTAAGACAAACGGGACCTCTTCACAAAAATTATGACTTGATAGAACTTAGAAAACACGAATCATAATTGTTGTCTTTCAAATTTCTGTTCCTTCCTCGTTTTGTTGAGAGAATATAACTAGAGATTTTCACACAAAAtcttcgatatttttccaaGTCCAAGGGAACATTACAAAAAGTCCAAAACTTATTATCAGTTATCCTATTGGAAAGTAAAATGCACCAGGAAATCTAGAACGTTGCAAACTGTGATGCCAGGTTTGGTAATTTCATTGTCGAAATGTATTTGAGTATATTTTGTCGATTCTACAGGATTCAAA is part of the Bemisia tabaci chromosome 1, PGI_BMITA_v3 genome and encodes:
- the LOC109033183 gene encoding required for meiotic nuclear division protein 1 homolog; amino-acid sequence: MSFIMLNSLKFCSKWCQVLSKGNAHYTWRLLVPESSFSSSSCSSNLIRFLNTKVASPKFVPKGALFSPTIRSGLTTRKKKLRDTIPNKHGYWNVVAFSTAEEYDLDNIRIGLETKNLYEVHPLDTEGVQAGTDSFIHAVAHYQVEEEPRQIFIFREGSVVLWNVSELEYTNFLMFLKHYELQSYDEKLIESERELMHYKYTDSLKKSTLMNGNIYLCKDSSSNFDLDLYTFSNAMASSVKLGIWEATLEKYVESIEYITEDMKMGRRIKIGPKEVLRKTGEIFALRHSINLSSDLLDVPDFYWDREQLEKLYLLTCNYFSIPRRTKIMNEKLNHCLELVELLSTHLSDRHHVRLEWMIIVLIMVEVAFEFIHYYNTYYVGGT